Within the Nocardioides humi genome, the region CGTGCCCGGCTTCCGTCCGATCGACCCGACCTCGGCGGCGTTCCTGCTCGCCGAGAACCGCAACATGCCGATGCACGTCGGCGGCCTCCAGCTCTTCGAGCCGCCGGCCGACGCGGGTCCCGACTACGTCCGCGAGATGTTCGAGTCGATGCGCGACACGGAGCGGATCGCGCCGCTGTTCCTCAAGCATCCCTACCGCGCGGTGAAGACCGGCGGCACCCTCGTCTGGCGCGAGGACGAGCAGTTCGACATCGAGCACCACGTGCGCCACAGCGCGCTCCCCCAGCCCGGCCGGGTCCGCGAGCTGCTCGAGCTCGTCGGGCGGCTGCACTCCACCCGGCTCGCCTGGGAGCGCCCCCTGTGGGAGACCCACGTCATCGAGGGGCTCGCCGACGGCCGGGTCGCGATGTACACCAAGCTCCACCACGCCCTCGTCGACGGCATCTCCGCGATGCGGCTGATGGCCAGCGTGCTGTCGTCCGACGCCGACCGCCGCAGCATGCCCGCGCCCTTCGCCGAGGGCGCCGCCCGCCGGCGCAGGCCGGAGCCCGACCCCGCGGAGACGCTGCCGGCCGCCGCGATGGACGCCGCGACGACGGCCGCCCGCACCCTCGCCGACCTGCCGGGGGACGCCGTACGCACCGCCCTCAGCATCAGCGCCGACGCCGCCGGGATGCCCCTCGCGCTGGTGAAGACGCTGCGCAAGGGCCTGCGCAACGAGACGTCCGCGGTGTCGCTCGCCGCGCCCCGCACGATCTTCAACCAGTCGATCACCGGCGCCCGGCGGTTCGCCGCGCAGGACTGGCCGGTCGAGCGGATCCGAGGTGTCGGCAAGGCCACCGGTACGACGATCAACGACGTCGTCCTCGCCATGTGCAGCGGCGCGATGCGGACCTATCTCACCGAGCTCGACGCGCTGCCCGAGCAGTCGATGGTCTCGATGGTCCCGGTCGGCCTCAAGGCCAAGCAGGCCGGGACGGCGTCCGCCGACGGCGGCAACGCGATCGGCTCGGTGATGGTGCGCCTCGCGACCGACAAGGCCGACCCGGCCGACCGGCTGCGCACGATCGCAGCGTCGATGAAGGACGGCAAGGAGGCGCTGTCGTCGATGACGCCGGCGCAGATCGTGGCGATGAGCGCGATCGGCATGGCGCCGTCGATCGTGGTGCCGATGCTGAGGATGCAGGGGATCGTCCGGCCGCCGTACAACCTGATCATCAGCAACGTCCCCGGCCCGCGGGTGCCGCACTACTGGAACGGCGCGCAGCTCGTCGGCAACTACCCCGTCTCCATCCCGATCAACGGCATGGCGCTCAACATCACCTGCACGTCGTACGCCGGCAACATGGGCTTCGGCCTCACCGGCTGCCGCCGCACCGTCCCCCACCTGCAGCGTCTACTCACCTTCCTCGACGACGAGCTCGCCGCGCTGGAGAAGGCCGCCGGCGTCAGCTGATCTCCACGAAGCCGCCGCCGATGCGCTCGGCGACGGCCCGCAGCCGGGCGCGGGTGACCGCGGAGACCGTCGCGTAGCCGGCGCGCTCGGCGTTGGAGCCGACCCGGGTCGGCTCGGCGGAGTTCACCGAGAGACAGGTGCGCCGCCCGCCGTCGGCGGCGTTGGCGAGCGCGACGGCATGGCCGGTGGTGCCGCTCCCGGCGAAGTAGTCGAGCACCCGCGCGTCGTCGGGCATCGTGCCGAGCACCCGCAGCAGCAGGCCGGTCGGCTTCGGCGACTCGAAGACGTGGCCGACGAGGTCCTTGAGCTCGGCGACCGCGGTGTCGGTGGAGCCGACCTCCTCGGCGAGCCAGATGGTGCGCAGCTTCTTGCGCCGCCCGCCGGCCGGGTGGCGCCAGTCGCGCTGGTAGACGTCGACCCGATCGCCTCGCGTGCCGCGCACCACCCGGCACTCGAGGTCGTCGGGCCGCCCCTCGACCCGTGGGCGGGACCAGCGCCACACCGCCGGCGTACCGTCCCCGAAGACCGGCTTGACCTCCACCGCGCCCTCGAACGGCTCGGCCGCCACCCTGCCGGTCTCCGGGTCCCCCCAGAGCGGGTAGTGCAGGGTCGGCGAGGAGAGCGGGTTGAACCTCTTGTTGGTGTTGCGCAGCGGCAGCCGCCGGTAGCGCCGGCCGTCCGCCGCCTCGAGCGGGAAGTCGGCCGCCACCACGGTGTGCGGGGAGGACGCGTCGAGCACGCACCGTGCGGCGTCCTTCGCGTAGACGAGGAGGTACTCGTGCGACGTCGCGAAGCCCTTCCCCAGCTGCCGCCCCTTGGGGTTGAGGTTGACCACGACCTGCGCGAGGAAGTTCGCCTCGCCGTACACCTCGTCGAGGAGCAGCCGCAGGTGCGCCACCTCGTGGTCGTCGATGCTGACGAAGAGCGCGCCGGTGTCGGCGAGCACGCGGCGCCCCGCCTCCAGCCGCGGCCGCAGGTACGCCGCCCACGCGGCGTGCCGGCCCGCCGCGCCCGCGCCCCGCCGTCCCTTGAAGTCGTCGTGGTAGGCGAAGTCGTTGCCGGTGTTGTAGGGCGGGTCGAGGTAGATCAGGTCGTACTCCGTCGGCACAGCGTCGGGTATGCCTTCGAGCACGGCGGCGAGCACGTCGAGGTTGTCCCCCTCGACGAAGGTGTTCCAGGCCGGCTCCGTGGTCACCGGATCATCGTGGCAGGCTCGGCCCGTGTCCCGCCGTACCTTCACCCGAGCCGAGCTGGAGTCCTTCCGCGATGCCGAGGTCCCCGACCTGCTCCCGAACGCGCCCGGCCAGGAGCTGAGGCTGCTCTTCGTCGGCATCAACCCCGGCCTGTGGACCGCGGCGACCCAGACCCACTTCGCGCACCCGGGCAACCGCTTCTACCCCGCCCTGCTGCTCGGCGGCGTGATCACCGAGCCGATCGACCCGGCCGACGGCATGTCCGACGCCGACCGGGACCGCCTCCGCGAGCGCGGCATCGGGATCAGCAATGTCGTGCACCGCGCGACCGCGAAGGCCTCCGAGCTGAGCGACGAGGAGCTCAGGGCGGGCGGGGTCCGGCTCACCGAGCTCGTCGCCCGGGAGCGCCCCAAGGTCGTCGCGATCGCGGGCATCACGGCGTACCGCACCGCCTTCGGCCTGCCCAAGGCCCGGCCCGGCCGCCAGCCGGAGACCCTCGACGACCTGTGGTCCGGCGCCGAGCTGTGGGTGGTCCCGAACCCGAGCGGGCTCAACGCCCACGAGACGGTCGCCTCCCTCGCCGCGGCCTACCGCGAGGTCGCCGTCGCGGCCGGCATCATCTGATCGCGGACCCCACGACCATCGGGGTCACCCTGGCCGGCGGCCCCGGCATCCGCAGGTGCTCGACCTCGGCGACCGCGAACGGCGAGCGGTCGAGCAGGCCGAGGAAGTCGCGGTTGAGGTGGCACCCGTCCGCGACCCGGGACTGCAGCGGCGTCGCGACCTCGTGCAGCACCCGGAGCAGCCCCGTCCCGCGGACGTGCTCGTGGAACAGGAAGGTCCCGCCCGGCCGGACCACCCGCGCCAGCTCGGCGAGCGCGGCCTCCGGGCGGTCGAGGGAGCAGAAGACCAGCGACGCCGTCACCGTGTCGAAGGACGCGTCCGCGAACGGCAGCGCGTAGGCATCGCCGTCGACGACCTGCCAGGCCCGCGCCCGGATGTCGGCGGTACGACGCTGGAGCTGACGCCGCAGCACCGGATTGGGCTCCACCATCGCCAGCTCGGTCACCGCCGCCGTGTAGTGCGGCACCGAGAACCCGTTGCCCGTCCCGAGGTCCAGCACCCGGCCGGTCGCCCGCGCGAGATGCCGGGCCCGGATCGCCGCCTGCCCGGCGTCCTCGGAGCGCTGCATCATGTCGGGATACCAGCGGGCGAAGAACCGCTGGCGGCGGGTTCCCGGGCCGTCGGTCATGGGGCCGACCCTACCGACGACGGATCGTCCACCGGAGCCCTTGACGAGTGATGTGCACCGGCCGCGACTACCGGCGCCGACCGAGCGAGAGCGGGGTGACGAGGCCGACGACGACGAGCCCGAGCACAGCCCAGGCGACGGCGGCGGTGAGGCTCAACAGGCCGAGCGCGGCCAGCAGCGCTCCGACGGCCGCGAGGAGGAGGCCCGCGATCCGCGTACGGAGGACCATGACGGGCAGCCGCCTCGCGAGCTCGAGCACGCGTGCGACCCGCTGGGCGTCCAGGTCCGGCATGCGCGCGTGCGCCGGGGCGGAGCCGGTGTCGGCGTCGGTGAACGCGACGTCCGCCGCGGCGAGGGCTGCCGTGTTGCCCGCGGCTCTCGCGACCACCGCGATCGTATGTCCTGCACCGCGCTGCTCCCGGACCAGCTGCTCTCGTTGCGCGGCGTCATTCCCGAGAAGCCACTTCTCGATCCCGCAGGACCGTGCCAGATGCTCGGCGTTGAGTGCATCGCCGTCGCAGAGCAGGATCGGCTCCACTCCCGACGACCGCAGGCGCGCCACCGCCAGAGGGGCGTCCGCACGGATCTGATCGGTCACCGTCAGGTAGCCGAAGGGGCGGTGGTCGACCTCGACGCCGACGGTCTCCCCCAGTCCGCCGCGCGCCTCCATACCGAGCCAGGAGGGAGTGCCCACCCGGACGGGATGTCGGTCCACCGCGCCGCTGATCCCCTGACCTGGACAGATCTCGACCGAGGTGACCTTTCCGGTCCCGGCGAGGCGGGCGATCGCCCGCGCCACCGGATGGTCGGCAGAGGCGTGCTCGAGCGCAGCGGCGAACCAGCGCAGGTTGCGCTCGTTGCCTTCCTCGATGGGATCGATGTCGCTGACCACGAGCTCGCCGGTGGTGACCGTGCCCCATCTGTCGAGCAGCACCGTGTCGATCGCCCCGGCCCCGCGGAGCGCGGCGATGCCCCGGAACTCCACTCCTTCCTGCCGCGCCCGGCGCACAGTCAGCCATGCGGGGAGAGGCAACAGGAGCCCGGCGAGCATCGGGAGGAGGACGAGGAGCACGACGGGCAGGTTCACTGAGCGCGTCCCGAGTAGCGCTCGAAGTCACTCTGATCACCCGCGGCCCAGAGCGCGATGCTCGCCTTGAGCACGAGCATCAGCTGGACGACATACTCCGGATCGTGCAGTGCGTCGCCGAAGAGCTGGTTGATCCGGCGCCACCGATAGCGGATCGTCTGGGGGTGCACGCCGAGCCGTGCGGCGATCGCGGGGGCACTGTCCCGGGTCTCCAGCCAGACCAGCAACGTCTCCGAGAGGATCTCGCGGGAGTTGGCGGTCTCCTCCAGCAACGGCTGGAGGAGCTCCTGAGCCAGCTGCCGGCGCATGACGGGCTCGGCGTGGAGCCAGATCTCGGTGCGGTAGGAGCGGCACTCGAGGACCGGCTCCGGGGGCAGGATGCCTTTGCTCGCCAGCCCCAGCGCACGCTGGGTCCAGCGATGCGCGGCAGGAGCGTCCCGCGGCTCGACCGGCCAGCAGACCGCAAAGCGCGCGGCGGGCACCTGGGCCCGGACCTGGGCGATCGCGTCCTCGGTGTCGGCCTCGGCGCCGACCAGGGCGGCTCGACCGGTCGCGGTCCGACACAGCACGGAAGCCGGCAGATCGCTCAGGTCGAGACGCGCCTCCTCGGGCAGCTCGACGGCGATCACCACGACCTGCGCCGGGAGCGACCAGCTCGCGACTTCGGTGTACGGCTGGAGGTCCGCGAGGTCGGCGCCGGCGAGCAGACCGTCGACGAGGCGGCGACGAGCGAGCCCGGTGTCCTGCTCGCGCACGGTGCTGCCGGCGGCATGACCCCGCCGCGCTTGGTCGAGGAGGTGCTCGGCGTAGGCGTCGAGGGCGTCGCGAAGATCCTCCAATGCGTACGGCGAGATCCCCAGCGCCGCCGCCTCCACGCGAATCTCCGCCCAGTAGATGCCGGCCGCCACCCGCACGGCGCTGTCCAGGCGCGAGAGATCGCCCCCGCCGCCACCCTCGCGGAAACCCAACTTGGCGAAGAGGTCGTCAGCGGCCATCGAGGAGACCGGCTCGCCCAGCGCACGACCGATGAAGTAAGCCGCAGCACTGTTGACGGCCGTGAAGACTGGCTGCCGGTGATCGGCGCCGGCATAGGCGGGTACGGTCGACCGGATCTCGTCGGCGACCCGTTGGGCGATTCGTGGCAGACGGCGTCGTACGGCGGGGAGGACGAGTCTGGCCGTCTCCGAGGTACCGACCTGTGTGGCTGTTTCCGGCACGGCTCTCTCCCTCCGAGCGCTACCTCCCCGAGAACGACCTGTGTCGCGGGTCACCATCTCACTCCCGTCCGGCCTGCACCGCAAGAGCGCACACATCGGCAGCACCCACGGCGACGGTTGTCACGCAGGTGACAAATTTTCGCTTCGAACCTGTACGTCACGGCTCACTCGGCACCGAGCCGACGGCCACCACGTCGACCGGAGGTCACGCGCGACGGCAGGTCAGACCCCCCGCCACCGAGAATCACATACCAGTATGGGTGTGATCGTCAAGCAAGAGCACGATGATGAGCCACGTGCCCGACCGTCATCCCGATCTCTCCTGGGACGCCTTCGTTCGCGAGCTCGGAGTCAATCTCGCTCGCGCGCGGGTGCGGTCGGGGCTGAGCCAGGAGCGCCTCGCCGAGCGCGCCGGCATCACATCCAACACCTGCGGTCTGTACGAGAAGGGCCAGTCGAAGCCGGGCACTCCGGCCAACATGAGCCTGCGCAACGCGATGGCGCTCAGCCAGGCGCTGGGCATGCCTCTCGCGGCTTTGCTTCCGGATTGGAACCCCGATCTCACCGGTTCTGCGGGGGTCACAGCGGGTGCAACCCCGTGATCACCCAGGATCTGCCGTTCCGCTCGGCCTCGACCCGCAGTTGAGCGGCGGAGACCGATGATTCGTCGTCCTCGGCCCGGCTGCTGGACTGATCGAGGAAGATCAGCAGCGTCGCACCGTCCTCGGTGAGACGCTGGATCCCGACCACCTGGACCTCGGTGACCAGCGTGAGCCTCTGGTCGGGCGCCCGCTCCTGGAGACTGGCGAACAGGGTGTCGTACTCGTCGCGCGCCTGCCCCGAGAGGAGTCTGTCTGCTGCGGCGTGGGTGAGGTCGGGCTGCGACCAGTCGTAGCTGAGAACCTGGACGAGGCTGCGGGAGACGGCGGTCGAGACCTCGCGAGCGACAGCCTCGTCCAGCAGGGCGCGGTTGGCCAGGGCCGGGTCATCGCGCAAGGCCTGTGCACGCAGGCCCAGCACCACGGCGACACCGAGCAGGGCGAGAGCGACGACCAGCGCCGCAGCCCGAGCGACGCCGGCCCCGTCCGTTCTTGACCTCATGAGATCGTCACCGGCACGGGAGCCAGGTCCTCGAGCTTCCAGCCGCCGTCGACGAGCACGAGCTCGGCGCTGTACCGGTTCCGTTTGACGGTCGGCTCCTGGTCGGGCTCCTTGTCGGCGACAGTCACCTCCACCGCCGCGATCAGGGTCGCCGTGCGATCGCTGAGATCGGTGAGCGCGGCCTCGACGACGCGGGCCGTGGCGATCTTGCCCTGGTCCGCCAGCAGCTGGCGCTCGTCCGCGGCGACGGCCATCAGCTGGTCGTGCAACACGCCCGTCGTCACCGAGCGCCATGCCTCCAGGCCGGCCTCCACGTCGCGATAGTCCATCGAGTTCATGGTCTCCACGGCGGCCGTGCCCTCGATGACCGCGAGATCCCGCAGCTGGGCCCTCGCCAGATCGACGTCGGCGTCGGCGTCCTTCCAGGACAGGTACGCCGCCACCACGGCGATGACACTGACGGCGAGCACGACCCACGTCCAGCGCCCGAGCAGGCGCCGCCAGCGGGCCCGCCGGGGAAGAGGGTCGTCCGACACGACCGTGACGACGATCGTCGAGCTCTCGCCGGGCTCGGTCATCGCCTTCCTCCCTTCGACACGGCGCCCGGCCCTCGGACGTTGACGCCCGACGAAGGCGAGAGGGTGCAGCCGGCGCCGGTGTTGAACGGCTGGCCGGGGCTGGTGTCCAGCCCGGTTCTCAGCGGCGTCGCACCGTAGCCCGTCACGCAGGGCATCGGGCTGAAGAACGTCGGCGTGACCCCCATCCGCAGGCCCTTCGACGTCATCACGGCGTAGGTGATGCTGATCCCCTCGGGGAGCTTGATCAGCGTCTCCTTCACTCCGGCGGCGTTGGTCCCGAAGATCTGGGCGGTGGAGACCATGTTGCTCATCAACGTGCCCAGCGGCTGCCCGACGCCATCGAAGAGCAGCCCGAGCTCACGTGCGGCCTCCGGAGTCTGCGCGATCAGCTCGCGCCACGCGTCGTCCTGGTCGGCCAGGGCGTGGGCGAGCAGCGACATGTCCTTGCTGAAGCTCTGGAAGCTGTCGGCTGCTGCCTCCTGGGTGGCCAGGACGGTACCGGAGCTGCGGATGAGACTGGCCGAGACCAGGAAGTTCTTGTCCGCCGTCCGGGCGAACTCCGCGGACGTCTCGACGAGCCGGGCCAGGTGCGTCCCGTTGCCACGGGTGAGGTCGTAGGTCTCGTCGATCACGGTGGTCAGCGCGTCGGAGGGCACGGACGCGACGAAGTCGCGGCTACTGCGCAGGAGGCCGTCGAGCGATGGGGGCAGTCCGGATGCTCGTACGGCGATCCGGTCGCCCTCACCGAGGCGCTCACCGTCGAGCTTCCCGCCGCGCAGGTCGAGGTACTGCTCGCCGATGGCGGAGCGGTTCACGACCCGCGCCTCCACCCCGGCCGGCATGTCCGGTGCCCCGGGCTTGATCCGTACGACGGCCCGAGCGCCGCCGCGCGTGGCGTCCAGGCTCTCCACCCGGCCGACCGGGACGCCGCGGTAGGTGACCTCGCTGTTGTCGAACAGACCGCCCGCCTCGGGCAGGTCGACGGTGACCCGGTAGCCGCCGACGTAGCGATCCAGGCCGACGTACTGGGCGGCGAGGAAGGTGGTGGTCACCATCGCGAGCACCATGAATGTGATCAGCTTCGCCTTGGCCGTGAGGTTGAGCATCAGTCCTCCGTAGCGGTAGCGGTGGCCGACGGAGAGCCGGACGGAACGGGCGGACTCTCCGTGTCGCTGGGCTTCGGCACTTGAACGGTCGGCGACGGGATCCCCGGCAGCGGTGAGTCGGTCGGCGGCAACAGGGTCGGCGAGGGTGTCGACGAGGCCGACGGGGTCGGCGTCTCGGACGACGGTGACTCCGTGGGATCCGGCGTCGTGGCGGGCGACATCCGCGGGATGACCGGTGACCTCGCCGACGAGACGCCGGTGAGATCGAAGCCCGGTTGTGCCCACGGGCACCCGATCGCGGCGCACCCCGGCGGCAGCGAGCTGTAGTTCGTGGTCACGAACACGTTGAGGTAGTCGCCCTTGATGGCCCCCAGGACGGCGTCGGGGAACGGATAGGTGAGCAGGATCTGCAGCGACTCCGGCAACGCGTCGCCCGCGGCCGCAAGGTTCTCGAGGATCGGTTCGAGCAGCTTGAAGTCCTCGATCATGTCCTCCTGCGAGGCGTTCAGGGTCCGCATGGTGACCTTGCTGAGCTTGTTCAGGGAGCTGAGCATGGCGACGAGCTGGGTGCGCTGGTCGACCAGGACCTGCATCCCGGGGCTGAGCCCCTCCAACGCCGTCGCGATCTTGTCCTTGTCCGCATCGAGCGTCGCGGACAGGTCGCTGAGCGAGTCGAGGGCCGAGGCGATCGCGTCCTTGCGCGCGTCGAGTCCCTCCACGAAGGCCCGTGTGGTCCGCAGGAAGTCACGGATCTGCTCGGGCCGGCCGTCGGCGACCTTCTGCAGCTCACGGGAGATCTCCTGGAACCTCCCGACCGCGCCGCCGTTGAGCACCGTCGAGACGGCGCCGAGGACCTGCTCGACCTCGGCCACCTGGCTGGTCGCGGCGAGGCCGATGTGGGCCCCACTGCGCAGCTCGCCGGTGGCATCCGTCGATCCGGGTCGTACCAGCGCGACGTACTTCTCCCCGAGCAGCGACGACTGCTGGAGCCGAGCGCCGGTGTTGGCGGGGAGGTCCAGGTCGTTGCGAACCACGAGAGTGACCCGTGCGCTGAGCCCGTCGGGGTTGAGCTCGATCCTCGAGACCCTGCCGACAGCGATGTTGGAGACCTTGACGCTGCTCTGGGGCACCAGGTCGACCACATCGGCGAAGTCCACGGTGATGGTCATCGGGTCGCTGCCGACGTCGGCGCCGCCGGGCAGCGGCAGGTCGTAGATGCCGCCCCCCAGACCGCATCCCGACAGCACGAACGCGAGGAATCCGACCAGGGCCGCTCGGCGACGGAGCGCTCGCCGGGCCTTCATCGCCCGCTCCTTACGGCGCCCTCGAGCAGGGTCGGCGGCGCCTTCTCGGAGGTTCGTGCCGTCAGCGTGTCGCTCCACACGGTGGCCTCGTTGAGATTGCCGCGCCCGACCAGGACGTTGTTGTCCGGGTCGTAGAGGCGCAGCAGGTTCTGCATGAGCAACGGCGCCAGACGCACCATCTCCTCCAGCGAGTCACGCTGCTTGCGTAGCGTCTTGGTGGTGGGAACCAGGTTGTCCACGCTCTTCTTCAGGTGAGCGCGGTTGTCGCGGATGAAGTCGTCGAGGATCGCCATCGCCTCACCCAGGTTCTTCGCCGCCCGGCCCATGTCCTCGCGGTCGTCGGCCAAGAAGCCGGCCACGTCGGCGAACTGCTCGTTGACCCGGGAGACGGCGGAGTCGTTGGCCAACAGCATGGCGTTGAGCTTCTCGAAGTTGCGGATCGTGGCGAAGAAGTCGTCGTCGAGGCCGGACAGGGTGGCGCTGGCCTCGCCGAACTCTCGGAACATCGTGTTGAGTCCCTCACCCTGACCGTCGAGGTTGGCCGCGGCGACGTCGAGCAGGTCGCTGAGCGCGCCGTCGCGGTTGGCGCCGTCGGGACCGAGTGCATCGGACACGCTCGTGAGACCCTCGTAGAGGTCGTCGATCTCGACCGGGACCGCGGTCCGGTCGAGGTCGAGGACCGTGCCCGACCGGAGCTTGGCGATCCCCTCCCCCTCGGCCCAGGGTGCGGTGAGTTGGACGAATCGGTCGCTGACCAGGGTGGGGGCGATGATGACCGCCGCGGTGTCGGCCGCCACCTCCCGCCCCGGATCGAGCTCCATGGAGACCCGGACGCTCTCACCGGCCGGCTGCACCTTGGTGACACGACCCACCGGGACGCCGAGCACCTGGACGTCCGAGCCGGGGTACAGGCCGACCGTGGACTCGAACATCGCGCTGAAGCGCACCGGCTCCGGACGCAGCATCGCGCGGAGCCCGATGGCGCCGCTGACCACCAGGAGGACCGCCAGGACGATCGCGAGTCGGCGCTGGGGCAAGGAGCTCATCGCACACCTCCGGGATGGCAGTTGCGGACGACATCGTTCTCGAGGACCGGATTGCCGTCGTCGTCGAAGAGGCCGCACAGGTACGAGTCGGCCCAGGGTCCGTTGCCGGTGGCCGAGGCCAGCACGCGGTAGTAGGGGCCGAGCTGGCGCAGCGCCTTGTCGAGATCGGCCTGGTTGCGTTCGAGGATGGCCGAGACCTTGTCGATCTTGGCCAGTGCGGGCGCCAGGCTCTTCTCGTTGTCCTGCACCAGACCCCGCACCTGGGCTCCGAGGTCGGCAGTGCCGACCACCATCGCATGGACCGCCTCGCGGCGTTGTTGGAGCTCGCCGAGCAGGTCGGAGCCGTCGTTGATGAGTGCGGCGATCTGCTCGTTGCGTTCGGCGAGGGTGCCGCTGACCTTCGTGGTCGCCTTCAGCAGCTCCGCCAAGTCGTCGTCGCGGGTGGAGATGGTGCGTGAGAGCGCGGTCAGTCCGTCGACCATCTGCTGGACCGACTCGGGGGTGCCCCGGAAGGCATCGGAGAGCGCCCGGAAGCTCTGCTCCAGCTGGGCCGTGTCGATCTCGCCGACGCTGGTGCTCAGGTCGGAGAAGGCCGCGTTCACGTCGTACGGCGTCGACGTGCGCGCCTGCGGGATCGGCCCCTTCAGCCTGCCGGAGCCGAGCGGGTCGATCGCCAGGAACTTCTGGCCCAGCATGGTCTTGACCTTGACGGCCGCCGAGGTCTGGTCGCCGAGCGTGACGCCCTTGGCCCGGAAGCTCACGACGACCTCGCGGCCACGGAGGTCGACGGCGGTGACCTCGCCGACACGCACGCCGGCGACCCGGACCTCGTCGCCGGGGCCGAGCCCGCCGGACTCGGCGAACACCGCCTGGTGCACCGCGCCACCGCCGACGACCGGCAGCGACGAGAGGTTCAGCGCCGCGGTGAACGACACACCGAGGACGAGGATCCCGACCACCGCGATCGTGACGAGGTTGCGCTCGGCGAAGGAGCGACGGAAGCGGGTCATCACTGGCACCTCTCCGCGACCGGCAACGCGCCGAGGTCGCCCATGTATCCCTGGGGCATGGGGATGCGCCCCTGCATCGAGCACAGATAGGTGTTGAGCCAGGATCCGTAGCTGCTCAGGCGACCGATCCGGTCCAACTTCACGGGCAGCTGCTGCAGGAACGACTCGACCTCGTCGCTGTGCTGGTCCAGGTTCTTCGCGAGCTTGCCCAGGTGACGGATCGACTTCCGTACGGCGGGGCGGGTCTCACCCAACAGCCCGGACACGCTCGTGGTGAGCTCGCCCATGCCGGTGATCGCGCCACCGATCGCCGCCCGGTCCTCGGCGAGGCCGGAGACCAGCTGCTGCATGGTCACGAGCGTGGTGTCGAGCTGGTCGGAGCGGTCGTTGACGGTGGTGAGCACGCTGCTGAGGCTGTTGATCAGCTCGCCGATCACCTGGTCCTTCTCGGCCAGCGTGGTGGTGAGCGACGCGGTGCTCTTCAGGAGCCCCTCGACGGTGGCGCCCTCGCCCTGGAACACCGCGACGATCTGCTCGCTGAGACGGTTGACGTCGTCGGGGTCCAGCATCCGCAGCAGCGGCTGGAAGCCGTTGAACAGCAGGGTCAGGTCCAGCGCCGGTCGGGTCTGGTCGACCCCGAACGTGTGGCCGGCGGGGATCACGCCGCCCGTGCTGGCCTTGCTGACTGTGCTGACCGTGGGCTGCACGGGACTGCTCGTCACCCCCGACGGCTGCACCAGAGCGAGATAGCGCTGGCCGACCAGGTTGCGGAAGCGGATCTGGACGATCGTGGTCTCGGGCAGGCGCACGCCCTTGCGAACGGTGAATCTGACCCTGGCCAGTCGCCCCTGGGTGATCTTCACGTCGCGGACGCTGCCGACCTTGACACCGGCGACCCGCACGTCGTCGCCGCGGCTGACACTGGTGGCGTCGGTGAAGACGGCCGCATAGTCCTGGACGTCGCCGCCGGAGCTGTTGCGGATGGTGAGGGCGAGCACGGTCGTGGCGAGCACCGTGACCACGGTGAACACCAGGCTCTTCACCGCCGTCCAGCGCAGCCGGTGCCGGTCGGACGCGCCACTCATTTCAGCACCACCTTCGTGT harbors:
- a CDS encoding mismatch-specific DNA-glycosylase translates to MSRRTFTRAELESFRDAEVPDLLPNAPGQELRLLFVGINPGLWTAATQTHFAHPGNRFYPALLLGGVITEPIDPADGMSDADRDRLRERGIGISNVVHRATAKASELSDEELRAGGVRLTELVARERPKVVAIAGITAYRTAFGLPKARPGRQPETLDDLWSGAELWVVPNPSGLNAHETVASLAAAYREVAVAAGII
- a CDS encoding HAD family hydrolase, producing MNLPVVLLVLLPMLAGLLLPLPAWLTVRRARQEGVEFRGIAALRGAGAIDTVLLDRWGTVTTGELVVSDIDPIEEGNERNLRWFAAALEHASADHPVARAIARLAGTGKVTSVEICPGQGISGAVDRHPVRVGTPSWLGMEARGGLGETVGVEVDHRPFGYLTVTDQIRADAPLAVARLRSSGVEPILLCDGDALNAEHLARSCGIEKWLLGNDAAQREQLVREQRGAGHTIAVVARAAGNTAALAAADVAFTDADTGSAPAHARMPDLDAQRVARVLELARRLPVMVLRTRIAGLLLAAVGALLAALGLLSLTAAVAWAVLGLVVVGLVTPLSLGRRR
- a CDS encoding helix-turn-helix domain-containing protein, which produces MAADDLFAKLGFREGGGGGDLSRLDSAVRVAAGIYWAEIRVEAAALGISPYALEDLRDALDAYAEHLLDQARRGHAAGSTVREQDTGLARRRLVDGLLAGADLADLQPYTEVASWSLPAQVVVIAVELPEEARLDLSDLPASVLCRTATGRAALVGAEADTEDAIAQVRAQVPAARFAVCWPVEPRDAPAAHRWTQRALGLASKGILPPEPVLECRSYRTEIWLHAEPVMRRQLAQELLQPLLEETANSREILSETLLVWLETRDSAPAIAARLGVHPQTIRYRWRRINQLFGDALHDPEYVVQLMLVLKASIALWAAGDQSDFERYSGRAQ
- a CDS encoding class I SAM-dependent methyltransferase, with the protein product MTDGPGTRRQRFFARWYPDMMQRSEDAGQAAIRARHLARATGRVLDLGTGNGFSVPHYTAAVTELAMVEPNPVLRRQLQRRTADIRARAWQVVDGDAYALPFADASFDTVTASLVFCSLDRPEAALAELARVVRPGGTFLFHEHVRGTGLLRVLHEVATPLQSRVADGCHLNRDFLGLLDRSPFAVAEVEHLRMPGPPARVTPMVVGSAIR
- a CDS encoding site-specific DNA-methyltransferase, which gives rise to MTTEPAWNTFVEGDNLDVLAAVLEGIPDAVPTEYDLIYLDPPYNTGNDFAYHDDFKGRRGAGAAGRHAAWAAYLRPRLEAGRRVLADTGALFVSIDDHEVAHLRLLLDEVYGEANFLAQVVVNLNPKGRQLGKGFATSHEYLLVYAKDAARCVLDASSPHTVVAADFPLEAADGRRYRRLPLRNTNKRFNPLSSPTLHYPLWGDPETGRVAAEPFEGAVEVKPVFGDGTPAVWRWSRPRVEGRPDDLECRVVRGTRGDRVDVYQRDWRHPAGGRRKKLRTIWLAEEVGSTDTAVAELKDLVGHVFESPKPTGLLLRVLGTMPDDARVLDYFAGSGTTGHAVALANAADGGRRTCLSVNSAEPTRVGSNAERAGYATVSAVTRARLRAVAERIGGGFVEIS
- a CDS encoding WS/DGAT/MGAT family O-acyltransferase — translated: MVSVPGFRPIDPTSAAFLLAENRNMPMHVGGLQLFEPPADAGPDYVREMFESMRDTERIAPLFLKHPYRAVKTGGTLVWREDEQFDIEHHVRHSALPQPGRVRELLELVGRLHSTRLAWERPLWETHVIEGLADGRVAMYTKLHHALVDGISAMRLMASVLSSDADRRSMPAPFAEGAARRRRPEPDPAETLPAAAMDAATTAARTLADLPGDAVRTALSISADAAGMPLALVKTLRKGLRNETSAVSLAAPRTIFNQSITGARRFAAQDWPVERIRGVGKATGTTINDVVLAMCSGAMRTYLTELDALPEQSMVSMVPVGLKAKQAGTASADGGNAIGSVMVRLATDKADPADRLRTIAASMKDGKEALSSMTPAQIVAMSAIGMAPSIVVPMLRMQGIVRPPYNLIISNVPGPRVPHYWNGAQLVGNYPVSIPINGMALNITCTSYAGNMGFGLTGCRRTVPHLQRLLTFLDDELAALEKAAGVS
- a CDS encoding helix-turn-helix transcriptional regulator; protein product: MMSHVPDRHPDLSWDAFVRELGVNLARARVRSGLSQERLAERAGITSNTCGLYEKGQSKPGTPANMSLRNAMALSQALGMPLAALLPDWNPDLTGSAGVTAGATP